One segment of Panthera leo isolate Ple1 chromosome A3, P.leo_Ple1_pat1.1, whole genome shotgun sequence DNA contains the following:
- the LZTS3 gene encoding leucine zipper putative tumor suppressor 3 isoform X1: MAKLETLPVRADPGRDPLLAFAPRPSELGPPDPRLAMGSVGSGVAHAQEFAMKSVGTRTGGGGSQGSFPGPRSSGGGASRERPGRYPSEDKALANSLYLNGELRGSDHTDVCGNVVGSSGGSSSSGGSDKAPPQYREPSHPPKLLATSGKLDQCSEPLVRPSAFKPVVPKNFHSMQNLCPPQTNGTPEGRQGPGGLKGGLDKSRTMTPAGGGGGGLSDSGRNSLTSLPTYSSSYSQHLAPLSASTSHINRIGTASYGGGSGGSSGGGSGYQDLGTSDSGRASSKSGSSSSMGRPGHLGSGEGGGGGLPFAACSPPSPSALIQELEERLWEKEQEVAALRRSLEQSEAAVAQVLEERQKAWERELAELRQGCSGKLQQVARRAQRAQQGLQLQVLRLQQDKKQLQEEAARLMRQREELEDKVAACQKEQADFLPRMEETKWEVCQKAGEISLLKQQLKDSQADVSQKLSEIVGLRSQLREGRASLREKEEQLLSLRDSFGSKQASLELGEAELPGACLKPALTPVDPAEPQDALATCESDEAKMRRQAGVAAAASLVSLDGEADAGGESGTRALRREVGRLQAELAAERRARERQGASFAEERRVWLEEKEKVIEYQKQLQLSYVEMYQRNQQLERRLRERGAAGGASTPTPQHGEEKKAWTPSRLERIESTEI; the protein is encoded by the exons ATGGCGAAGCTGGAGACACTGCCTGTGCGTGCTGACCCAGGGCGGGATCCTCTCCTGGCCTTTGCCCCTCGGCCCTCTGAGCTCGGACCCCCAGACCCTCGCCTGGCCATGGGCAGTGTGGGCAGTGGGGTGGCCCATGCCCAGGAGTTTGCCATGAAGAGTGTGGGCACCCgcacagggggtgggggcagccagGGCAGTTTCCCCGGCCCCCGCAGCAGTGGTGGTGGGGCGAGCAGGGAGAGGCCAGGCCGCTACCCCTCAGAAGACAAGGCTCTCGCCAACTCCCTCTACCTCAACGGTGAGCTGCGGGGCAGTGACCACACTGATGTCTGCGGCAATGTGGTGGGCAGCAGTGGTGGCAGTAGCAGCAGCGGTGGCAGTGACAAGGCCCCACCACAGTATCGTGAGCCCAGCCATCCACCTAAGCTCCTGGCCACCTCTGGCAAGCTAGACCAG TGCTCAGAGCCGCTAGTTCGGCCTTCAGCCTTCAAGCCCGTTGTACCCAAGAACTTCCACTCCATGCAGAACTTGTGCCCCCCGCAAACCAATGGTACTCCTGAGGGGCGACAGGGTCCTGGTGGTCTCAAGGGCGGACTAGACAAGTCTCGGACCATGACCCcagcgggcgggggtgggggcggcctcTCAGACTCCGGCCGGAACTCACTCACAAGCCTGCCCACCTACAGCTCCAGCTATAGCCAGCACCTGGCGCCCCTCAGTGCCTCCACCAGCCACATCAACCGCATCGGCACTGCCAGCTACGGTGGTggcagcggcggcagcagcggtGGTGGCTCGGGCTACCAGGACCTGGGAACCTCCGACAGTGGGCGGGCCTCCAGCAAGAGTGGGTCGTCCTCCTCCATGGGTCGGCCAGGCCACCTGGGGTctggggagggtggaggtggaggcCTGCCCTTCGCGGCCTGCTCACCACCCTCGCCCAGTGCTCTGATCCAGGAGCTAGAGGAGCGGCTgtgggagaaggagcaggaggtgGCAGCCCTGCGGCGGAGCCTGGAACAGAGCGAGGCCGCGGTGGCCCAGGTGCTGGAGGAGCGGCAGAAGGCGTGGGAGCGCGAGCTGGCTGAGCTGCGGCAGGGCTGCAGTGGGAAGCTGCAGCAGGTGGCCCGCCGCGCCCAGCGCGCCCAGCAGGGCCTACAGCTGCAGGTGCTGCGACTGCAGCAGGACAAGAAGCAGCTGCAGGAGGAGGCAGCCCGGCTGATGCGGCAGCGGGAAGAGCTTGAGGACAAGGTGGCCGCCTGCCAGAAGGAGCAGGCTGACTTCCTGCCCCGGATGGAGGAAACTAAGTGGGAG GTGTGCCAGAAGGCAGGGGAGATCTCCCTCCTGAAGCAGCAGCTGAAGGACTCGCAGGCCGACGTGTCCCAGAAGCTGAGCGAGATCGTGGGGCTGCGCTCGCAGCTGCGGGAGGGCCGGGCCTCGCTGCGGGAGAAGGAGGAGCAGCTGCTCAGCCTGAGGGACTCCTTCGGCAGCAAACAGGCCAGCCTGGAGCTGGGTGAGGCCGAGCTGCCCGGGGCCTGCCTCAAACCTGCGCTGACCCCCGTGGACCCGGCGGAGCCCCAGGATGCCCTGGCCACGTGCGAGAGCGACGAGGCCAAGATGCGCCGGCAGGCCGGGGTGGCCGCCGCCGCCTCGTTGGTTTCCTTGGACGGGGAGGCGGATGCTGGCGGGGAGAGCGGGACGCGGGCCCTGCggcgggaggtggggaggctgcAGGCCGAGCTGGCGGCCGAGCGGCGAGCCCGGGAGCGCCAGGGAGCCAGCTTCGCGGAGGAGCGCCGCGTGTggctggaggagaaggagaaggtcaTCGAGTACCAGAAGCAGCTGCAGCTGAGTTACGTGGAGATGTACCAGCGCAACCAGCAGCTGGAGCGGCGGCTGCGGGAGCGCGGGGCTGCGGGGGGTGCCAGCACACCCACCCCGCAACACGGCGAGGAGAAGAAAGCCTGGACGCCCTCCCGCCTCGAGCGCATTGAGTCCACAGAaatctga
- the LZTS3 gene encoding leucine zipper putative tumor suppressor 3 isoform X2 produces the protein MAKLETLPVRADPGRDPLLAFAPRPSELGPPDPRLAMGSVGSGVAHAQEFAMKSVGTRTGGGGSQGSFPGPRSSGGGASRERPGRYPSEDKALANSLYLNGELRGSDHTDVCGNVVGSSGGSSSSGGSDKAPPQYREPSHPPKLLATSGKLDQCSEPLVRPSAFKPVVPKNFHSMQNLCPPQTNGTPEGRQGPGGLKGGLDKSRTMTPAGGGGGGLSDSGRNSLTSLPTYSSSYSQHLAPLSASTSHINRIGTASYGGGSGGSSGGGSGYQDLGTSDSGRASSKSGSSSSMGRPGHLGSGEGGGGGLPFAACSPPSPSALIQELEERLWEKEQEVAALRRSLEQSEAAVAQVLEERQKAWERELAELRQGCSGKLQQVARRAQRAQQGLQLQVLRLQQDKKQLQEEAARLMRQREELEDKVCQKAGEISLLKQQLKDSQADVSQKLSEIVGLRSQLREGRASLREKEEQLLSLRDSFGSKQASLELGEAELPGACLKPALTPVDPAEPQDALATCESDEAKMRRQAGVAAAASLVSLDGEADAGGESGTRALRREVGRLQAELAAERRARERQGASFAEERRVWLEEKEKVIEYQKQLQLSYVEMYQRNQQLERRLRERGAAGGASTPTPQHGEEKKAWTPSRLERIESTEI, from the exons ATGGCGAAGCTGGAGACACTGCCTGTGCGTGCTGACCCAGGGCGGGATCCTCTCCTGGCCTTTGCCCCTCGGCCCTCTGAGCTCGGACCCCCAGACCCTCGCCTGGCCATGGGCAGTGTGGGCAGTGGGGTGGCCCATGCCCAGGAGTTTGCCATGAAGAGTGTGGGCACCCgcacagggggtgggggcagccagGGCAGTTTCCCCGGCCCCCGCAGCAGTGGTGGTGGGGCGAGCAGGGAGAGGCCAGGCCGCTACCCCTCAGAAGACAAGGCTCTCGCCAACTCCCTCTACCTCAACGGTGAGCTGCGGGGCAGTGACCACACTGATGTCTGCGGCAATGTGGTGGGCAGCAGTGGTGGCAGTAGCAGCAGCGGTGGCAGTGACAAGGCCCCACCACAGTATCGTGAGCCCAGCCATCCACCTAAGCTCCTGGCCACCTCTGGCAAGCTAGACCAG TGCTCAGAGCCGCTAGTTCGGCCTTCAGCCTTCAAGCCCGTTGTACCCAAGAACTTCCACTCCATGCAGAACTTGTGCCCCCCGCAAACCAATGGTACTCCTGAGGGGCGACAGGGTCCTGGTGGTCTCAAGGGCGGACTAGACAAGTCTCGGACCATGACCCcagcgggcgggggtgggggcggcctcTCAGACTCCGGCCGGAACTCACTCACAAGCCTGCCCACCTACAGCTCCAGCTATAGCCAGCACCTGGCGCCCCTCAGTGCCTCCACCAGCCACATCAACCGCATCGGCACTGCCAGCTACGGTGGTggcagcggcggcagcagcggtGGTGGCTCGGGCTACCAGGACCTGGGAACCTCCGACAGTGGGCGGGCCTCCAGCAAGAGTGGGTCGTCCTCCTCCATGGGTCGGCCAGGCCACCTGGGGTctggggagggtggaggtggaggcCTGCCCTTCGCGGCCTGCTCACCACCCTCGCCCAGTGCTCTGATCCAGGAGCTAGAGGAGCGGCTgtgggagaaggagcaggaggtgGCAGCCCTGCGGCGGAGCCTGGAACAGAGCGAGGCCGCGGTGGCCCAGGTGCTGGAGGAGCGGCAGAAGGCGTGGGAGCGCGAGCTGGCTGAGCTGCGGCAGGGCTGCAGTGGGAAGCTGCAGCAGGTGGCCCGCCGCGCCCAGCGCGCCCAGCAGGGCCTACAGCTGCAGGTGCTGCGACTGCAGCAGGACAAGAAGCAGCTGCAGGAGGAGGCAGCCCGGCTGATGCGGCAGCGGGAAGAGCTTGAGGACAAG GTGTGCCAGAAGGCAGGGGAGATCTCCCTCCTGAAGCAGCAGCTGAAGGACTCGCAGGCCGACGTGTCCCAGAAGCTGAGCGAGATCGTGGGGCTGCGCTCGCAGCTGCGGGAGGGCCGGGCCTCGCTGCGGGAGAAGGAGGAGCAGCTGCTCAGCCTGAGGGACTCCTTCGGCAGCAAACAGGCCAGCCTGGAGCTGGGTGAGGCCGAGCTGCCCGGGGCCTGCCTCAAACCTGCGCTGACCCCCGTGGACCCGGCGGAGCCCCAGGATGCCCTGGCCACGTGCGAGAGCGACGAGGCCAAGATGCGCCGGCAGGCCGGGGTGGCCGCCGCCGCCTCGTTGGTTTCCTTGGACGGGGAGGCGGATGCTGGCGGGGAGAGCGGGACGCGGGCCCTGCggcgggaggtggggaggctgcAGGCCGAGCTGGCGGCCGAGCGGCGAGCCCGGGAGCGCCAGGGAGCCAGCTTCGCGGAGGAGCGCCGCGTGTggctggaggagaaggagaaggtcaTCGAGTACCAGAAGCAGCTGCAGCTGAGTTACGTGGAGATGTACCAGCGCAACCAGCAGCTGGAGCGGCGGCTGCGGGAGCGCGGGGCTGCGGGGGGTGCCAGCACACCCACCCCGCAACACGGCGAGGAGAAGAAAGCCTGGACGCCCTCCCGCCTCGAGCGCATTGAGTCCACAGAaatctga